The following are from one region of the Mauremys reevesii isolate NIE-2019 linkage group 2, ASM1616193v1, whole genome shotgun sequence genome:
- the LOC120396570 gene encoding alanine aminotransferase 2-like isoform X1, translated as MAAGRKVLTLDSVNPRVKGTRLPTLGPLLERAWEIQRQLAQGEEKPFREVIWCHSGDPHAAGQRPITFLRQVAAICAYPELLHADSVPQDAKQRASRILQELHGSSAGAYNMEYITTAVPQRVARYLERRDGGIRCDPRNIVTCGGITTAIVDFLSLVVNEQEPSRAGVLLPVPGHPLFADAVALAGAVGVQYHLDEEGGWDLDVGEIRRVLSQARGYCTPKVLCVINPGDPTGHVLSRSNIQDVLQLAAQERLLLLADEVHQDSVFTPHSPFLSFKRVLCELGPTVSSAVQLISFYSVSKGFAAEGGFRAGFFELVNIDPAIMKCFCSWGMSVYPLILGQVLLDALMEPPLPGEPSCQTFMAEKQAVLSDLAHKAQLTQEIFSQVPGIRSNPVQGAMYSFPRIQIPARAVQEAQALGLEPDFFFCQKLLEATGIVLAPGSTFGQCRGTHHVRVTLLPPVETLRIVLQTIADFHSEFLQRYS; from the exons ATGGCGGCGGGGAGGAAGGTCCTGACCCTGGACTCCGTGAATCCGCGTGTCAAAGGCACCAGGCTCCCCACGCTGGGGCCCCTGCTGGAGAGGGCCTGGGAAATCCAGCGCCAGCTGGCGCAG GGAGAGGAGAAGCCCTTCCGGGAGGTTATCTGGTGCCACTCGGGGGACCCCCACGCTGCAGGCCAAAGACCCATCACCTTCCTACGCCAG GTGGCTGCCATCTGCGCTTACCCAGAGCTGCTGCATGCCGACTCCGTGCCACAGGACGCCAAGCAGCGAGCCAGCCGCATCCTGCAGGAGCTGCACGGCTCCAGTGCCG GGGCGTATAACATGGAGTACATCACCACTGCTGTCCCCCAGAGGGTGGCCCGCTACCTGGAGAGGAGAGACGGGGGCATCCGCTGCGACCCCAGGAACATCGTCACGTGCGGGGGCATCACCACGGCCATAGTG gacTTCCTCTCCCTGGTGGTCAATGAGCAGGAGCCCAGCAGGGCGGGTGTGCTGCTGCCGGTGCCCGGGCACCCTCTCTTTGCGGACGCCGTAGCGCTGGCCGGTGCCGTCGGGGTGCAGTACCACCTGGACGAGGAGGGCGGCTGGGACCTGGACGTTGGGGAGATCAGGCGGGTGCTCAGCCAAGCCAGGGGGTACTGCACCCCCAAAGTGCTCTGTGTCATCAACCCCGGGGACCCGACGG GCCATGTGCTGAGCAGGAGCAACATCCAGGATGTTCTTCAGCTGGCTGCCCAGGAGAGGCTGCTTCTGCTGGCGGATGAG GTTCACCAGGACAGCGTGTTCACCCCAcactcccccttcctctcctttaAGCGGGTTCTGTGTGAGCTGGGCCCCACGGTCTCCAGCGCGGTGCAGCTAATCTCCTTCTACTCTGTCTCCAAGGGCTTCGCCGCAGA GGGCGGTTTCCGGGCTGGCTTCTTTGAGCTTGTGAACATCGACCCAGCAATCATGAAATGCTTCTGCTCCTGGGGAATGTCCGTCTACCCCCTGATCCTGGGCCAGGTCCTGCTGGATGCCCTGATGGAGCCGCCGCTGCCTGGGGAGCCCTCCTGCCAGACCTTCATGGCA GAGAAGCAGGCAGTGCTGAGCGACCTGGCCCACAAAGCGCAGCTGACCCAGGAGATCTTCAGCCAGGTGCCCGGGATCCGCTCTAACCCCGTGCAGGGTGCCATGTACTCCTTCCCCAGGATCCAGATCCCCGCCAGGGCCGTGCAGGAGGCCCAG GCCCTCGGTCTGGAGCCTGATTTCTTTTTCTGTCAGAAGCTTCTGGAGGCGACGGGGATCGTACTGGCCCCAGGGAGCACCTTCGGGCAGTGCCGGGGCACCCACCACGTCAG GGTGACGCTGCTGCCCCCAGTGGAGACGCTGAGGATTGTCTTACAAACCATCGCAGACTTCCACTCCGAGTTCCTGCAGCGATATTCCTGA
- the LOC120396570 gene encoding alanine aminotransferase 2-like isoform X2 — protein MAAGRKVLTLDSVNPRVKGTRLPTLGPLLERAWEIQRQLAQVAAICAYPELLHADSVPQDAKQRASRILQELHGSSAGAYNMEYITTAVPQRVARYLERRDGGIRCDPRNIVTCGGITTAIVDFLSLVVNEQEPSRAGVLLPVPGHPLFADAVALAGAVGVQYHLDEEGGWDLDVGEIRRVLSQARGYCTPKVLCVINPGDPTGHVLSRSNIQDVLQLAAQERLLLLADEVHQDSVFTPHSPFLSFKRVLCELGPTVSSAVQLISFYSVSKGFAAEGGFRAGFFELVNIDPAIMKCFCSWGMSVYPLILGQVLLDALMEPPLPGEPSCQTFMAEKQAVLSDLAHKAQLTQEIFSQVPGIRSNPVQGAMYSFPRIQIPARAVQEAQALGLEPDFFFCQKLLEATGIVLAPGSTFGQCRGTHHVRVTLLPPVETLRIVLQTIADFHSEFLQRYS, from the exons ATGGCGGCGGGGAGGAAGGTCCTGACCCTGGACTCCGTGAATCCGCGTGTCAAAGGCACCAGGCTCCCCACGCTGGGGCCCCTGCTGGAGAGGGCCTGGGAAATCCAGCGCCAGCTGGCGCAG GTGGCTGCCATCTGCGCTTACCCAGAGCTGCTGCATGCCGACTCCGTGCCACAGGACGCCAAGCAGCGAGCCAGCCGCATCCTGCAGGAGCTGCACGGCTCCAGTGCCG GGGCGTATAACATGGAGTACATCACCACTGCTGTCCCCCAGAGGGTGGCCCGCTACCTGGAGAGGAGAGACGGGGGCATCCGCTGCGACCCCAGGAACATCGTCACGTGCGGGGGCATCACCACGGCCATAGTG gacTTCCTCTCCCTGGTGGTCAATGAGCAGGAGCCCAGCAGGGCGGGTGTGCTGCTGCCGGTGCCCGGGCACCCTCTCTTTGCGGACGCCGTAGCGCTGGCCGGTGCCGTCGGGGTGCAGTACCACCTGGACGAGGAGGGCGGCTGGGACCTGGACGTTGGGGAGATCAGGCGGGTGCTCAGCCAAGCCAGGGGGTACTGCACCCCCAAAGTGCTCTGTGTCATCAACCCCGGGGACCCGACGG GCCATGTGCTGAGCAGGAGCAACATCCAGGATGTTCTTCAGCTGGCTGCCCAGGAGAGGCTGCTTCTGCTGGCGGATGAG GTTCACCAGGACAGCGTGTTCACCCCAcactcccccttcctctcctttaAGCGGGTTCTGTGTGAGCTGGGCCCCACGGTCTCCAGCGCGGTGCAGCTAATCTCCTTCTACTCTGTCTCCAAGGGCTTCGCCGCAGA GGGCGGTTTCCGGGCTGGCTTCTTTGAGCTTGTGAACATCGACCCAGCAATCATGAAATGCTTCTGCTCCTGGGGAATGTCCGTCTACCCCCTGATCCTGGGCCAGGTCCTGCTGGATGCCCTGATGGAGCCGCCGCTGCCTGGGGAGCCCTCCTGCCAGACCTTCATGGCA GAGAAGCAGGCAGTGCTGAGCGACCTGGCCCACAAAGCGCAGCTGACCCAGGAGATCTTCAGCCAGGTGCCCGGGATCCGCTCTAACCCCGTGCAGGGTGCCATGTACTCCTTCCCCAGGATCCAGATCCCCGCCAGGGCCGTGCAGGAGGCCCAG GCCCTCGGTCTGGAGCCTGATTTCTTTTTCTGTCAGAAGCTTCTGGAGGCGACGGGGATCGTACTGGCCCCAGGGAGCACCTTCGGGCAGTGCCGGGGCACCCACCACGTCAG GGTGACGCTGCTGCCCCCAGTGGAGACGCTGAGGATTGTCTTACAAACCATCGCAGACTTCCACTCCGAGTTCCTGCAGCGATATTCCTGA